The following coding sequences lie in one Methylotuvimicrobium alcaliphilum 20Z genomic window:
- the erg gene encoding delta(14)-sterol reductase, with the protein MSEQESRDNAAVDAVRQKYGFGFSWLVLMIALPPLVYYLWICVTYYQGELVFTSDAAAWRRFWSHVAPPTWHAAGLYAAWFLGQAALQVWAPGPTVQGMKLPDGSRLDYRMNGIFSFLFTLAVVFGLVTMGWLDATVLYDQLGPLLTVVNIFTFVFAGFLYFWGLNGKQWERPTGRPFYDYFMGTALNPRIGSLDLKLFCEARPGMIFWLLMNLSMAAKQYELHGTVTVPMLLVVGFQSFYLIDYFIHEEAVLTTWDIKHEKFGWMLCWGDLVWLPFTYTLQAQYLVHHTHDLPVWGIIAIVALNLAGYAIFRGANIQKHHFRRDPNRIVWGKPAKYIKTKQGSLLLTSGWWGIARHMNYFGDLMIALSWCLPAAFGSPIPYFHIVYFTILLLHREKRDDAMCLAKYGEDWLQYRKKVPWRIVPKIY; encoded by the coding sequence ATGAGTGAACAAGAATCGAGAGACAATGCGGCCGTCGATGCGGTTCGTCAGAAATACGGTTTCGGCTTTTCATGGCTTGTGCTCATGATAGCGCTGCCGCCACTGGTCTATTATTTATGGATTTGCGTCACTTATTACCAAGGTGAACTGGTCTTCACTAGCGACGCGGCGGCTTGGCGGCGGTTTTGGTCTCATGTTGCGCCGCCGACCTGGCATGCCGCAGGCCTTTACGCGGCTTGGTTTTTAGGTCAGGCCGCGTTGCAGGTTTGGGCGCCTGGTCCGACCGTTCAAGGCATGAAATTGCCTGACGGCAGTCGGCTCGATTATCGGATGAATGGAATATTTTCTTTCCTTTTTACCCTGGCCGTGGTGTTCGGTTTGGTAACGATGGGGTGGTTGGACGCTACCGTTTTGTATGACCAACTCGGCCCATTGCTTACTGTAGTGAATATTTTTACCTTTGTTTTTGCGGGTTTTCTCTATTTTTGGGGCTTAAACGGGAAGCAATGGGAGCGGCCGACCGGACGTCCTTTTTATGATTATTTCATGGGAACGGCGCTTAACCCACGGATTGGATCTCTTGATCTCAAGCTGTTTTGCGAAGCCCGCCCCGGCATGATTTTTTGGTTACTGATGAATCTTTCGATGGCGGCCAAACAGTATGAATTGCACGGCACGGTGACTGTCCCGATGTTGCTCGTGGTGGGGTTTCAAAGTTTTTATTTGATCGATTACTTTATCCATGAAGAAGCCGTCCTGACGACTTGGGATATCAAGCACGAGAAGTTTGGCTGGATGCTTTGTTGGGGAGACTTGGTGTGGTTGCCTTTTACCTATACCTTGCAGGCTCAGTATTTGGTCCATCATACCCATGACCTGCCCGTATGGGGCATTATTGCTATTGTGGCTTTGAATTTGGCCGGTTATGCAATTTTTCGGGGCGCCAATATCCAAAAGCATCATTTTCGGCGCGATCCAAACCGGATTGTGTGGGGGAAGCCGGCAAAATATATTAAAACCAAGCAAGGTTCATTATTACTGACTTCCGGTTGGTGGGGCATTGCTCGTCACATGAATTACTTCGGCGATTTGATGATTGCACTCTCGTGGTGTTTGCCCGCTGCTTTCGGTAGCCCCATACCTTATTTCCATATCGTATATTTCACCATTTTGCTTCTGCATAGAGAAAAGCGCGATGATGCGATGTGCTTGGCAAAGTACGGCGAAGATTGGTTGCAATACCGGAAAAAGGTGCCTTGGCGTATCGTGCCAAAAATTTACTAA